Proteins found in one Pontibacter sp. SGAir0037 genomic segment:
- a CDS encoding sigma-54 dependent transcriptional regulator, whose product MSVSPVKCRTKIFVLEDDQWYSQFLHYHLSLNPDHEVLVFNTAEDFIKNLHELPDIVTLDYYLPGFAGEKILSKIVELSPKTYTLVISGQEDISKAVNMIKEGAYDYIVKNEETKSRLWSTIEKVKHNISLKQEIEELRNEVKQKYTLGTEIIGNSEAMQKVSKLVEKAARSAINVTITGETGTGKELIAKAIHQHSDRCKKPFVAVNISAIPNELLESELFGHEKGAFTGAAGLRIGKFEEANGGTIFLDEIGEMNVNLQAKLLRVLQEREVTRVGSNTTIPVDVRVLTATHRNLMEEVINGNFREDLYYRLLGIKIQLPALRERGHDVLLIAQKLLENYYTQNSISPKRLSPEAQRKLLNHSYPGNVRELKAIVELAAVLCEKEAISPEDIQLQETKIQNFSYEKTLDEYIADTVQKYLDKYNYNVLSVADKLKIGKSTIYRMIRKKEVVINN is encoded by the coding sequence ATGTCAGTATCACCAGTTAAATGCCGGACAAAGATTTTTGTTTTAGAAGATGACCAATGGTACTCCCAGTTTCTTCACTACCACCTGTCTTTGAATCCCGATCATGAGGTATTAGTATTTAACACGGCTGAAGACTTTATCAAGAACCTGCACGAGTTACCTGATATTGTAACCCTGGACTATTACTTACCGGGCTTCGCAGGGGAAAAGATATTGAGTAAAATCGTTGAACTGAGCCCTAAAACCTATACGCTGGTTATCTCCGGCCAGGAAGACATCAGCAAAGCCGTTAATATGATCAAAGAAGGGGCCTACGATTATATTGTTAAAAACGAAGAAACAAAGAGCCGCCTGTGGAGCACCATCGAAAAGGTGAAGCACAACATTTCGCTAAAGCAGGAAATTGAAGAACTCCGGAATGAGGTAAAGCAAAAGTATACGTTAGGTACTGAAATTATCGGTAATTCCGAAGCCATGCAGAAAGTATCGAAACTGGTAGAGAAAGCAGCCAGAAGCGCTATAAATGTAACAATAACAGGTGAAACCGGCACCGGAAAAGAATTGATCGCCAAAGCTATTCACCAACATTCTGACAGGTGCAAGAAACCTTTTGTGGCCGTAAACATTTCTGCCATTCCCAACGAACTGCTCGAAAGTGAACTCTTCGGCCACGAAAAGGGAGCCTTTACAGGGGCCGCAGGTTTGCGTATCGGAAAGTTTGAAGAGGCAAATGGTGGTACCATCTTCCTGGATGAGATAGGTGAAATGAACGTGAACCTGCAGGCCAAGCTTTTAAGGGTTTTGCAGGAAAGGGAAGTTACACGGGTGGGATCCAACACAACCATTCCTGTAGATGTACGGGTGCTGACAGCCACACACCGAAACCTGATGGAAGAAGTGATCAACGGTAATTTCAGAGAGGACTTATATTACCGCCTGCTGGGTATAAAGATACAGCTGCCTGCCCTGCGCGAAAGAGGCCACGATGTTTTACTGATTGCGCAAAAGCTGCTGGAGAACTACTATACCCAGAACAGCATCAGCCCTAAACGCCTTTCACCGGAAGCCCAACGGAAACTGCTGAACCACTCCTACCCCGGCAACGTGCGTGAATTAAAGGCTATAGTGGAACTGGCAGCCGTTCTGTGCGAAAAAGAAGCTATCTCACCGGAGGATATTCAGTTACAAGAAACAAAGATCCAGAATTTTTCCTACGAAAAGACATTGGACGAATACATTGCCGATACGGTTCAAAAGTACCTCGACAAGTACAACTACAATGTACTGAGCGTTGCGGATAAGCTGAAAATAGGTAAGTCGACCATTTATCGCATGATAAGGAAAAAAGAAGTTGTTATTAATAACTAA
- a CDS encoding response regulator, whose translation MIFFRQLIDVNPFPIYLKNEQGKFVFANKAYADVQAIELDELITTGYCESDFSYERDLEVIRSGVPVTIQEFYKSDTGGFKWYNTVKMAYQQTDGSVYLLSISSDITDFKEKILNDSDLSEEKEQIFVDLCREIRTPVYSIIELAKQIRHTNLSKYQEEKLNSVLTVTDNILATLNQALEYNELEKSNEVELEFISFSPVTILRDTVNALISKAKEQGIRLEFRLNHTKELLVQGDPFRLSQILLILINNAIKYTYEGNITVSLKTKEKSESSVYIEFCVEDTGIGMNEEKAATLFLQEEPPNTGDSPGFGLKICKRLIESQGGMLWFDSVPGLGSRFYFTIPYITSNQYTEKHQPEAVLSQNDLKGLNLLLAEDNHVNQLIAISHLEAWDVLVELAFDGEEALKKATDKKYDLILMDIQLPKMDGIEVTNYLRSEPNPNQETPIIAFTANTIQQEPEKFRSLGFNYSIFKPYQTNDLHKIIADNTGRNRAYTSIATASHGKGNKLYDFSGLGSLADDFQFIQKMQRLFIETVPDQLSEIRAAIKQEKWDAVAQMAHRLKSTYSNIKVKEATENLKNIERFANARSSTDKIENLLFKVMDVTDQILNAFLLELTKEEY comes from the coding sequence ATGATTTTTTTCAGACAACTTATTGATGTTAATCCATTCCCTATCTACTTAAAGAACGAGCAGGGGAAGTTTGTTTTTGCCAATAAAGCTTATGCCGATGTTCAGGCCATTGAGCTTGACGAACTAATCACTACCGGCTATTGTGAATCTGACTTCTCGTATGAAAGGGATCTGGAGGTGATCAGGTCAGGGGTTCCTGTTACCATACAGGAGTTTTATAAGTCAGATACGGGAGGCTTTAAATGGTATAACACGGTAAAAATGGCTTACCAACAAACCGATGGTTCTGTATACCTGCTTTCCATTTCTTCCGATATAACCGACTTTAAAGAAAAGATCCTGAACGATTCGGATCTGTCGGAGGAGAAAGAGCAGATATTTGTTGATTTGTGCAGGGAAATTCGAACTCCCGTCTATTCCATCATTGAACTAGCCAAGCAAATTCGCCACACAAATCTCTCAAAATACCAGGAAGAAAAGCTCAATTCCGTTTTAACTGTCACCGATAATATTCTGGCAACCCTTAATCAGGCGCTTGAATACAATGAGCTCGAGAAAAGTAATGAGGTGGAGCTGGAGTTCATCAGCTTCAGTCCGGTCACCATTCTTCGCGACACAGTGAACGCCCTGATTTCGAAAGCAAAAGAACAAGGCATCAGGCTGGAGTTCAGACTAAATCACACGAAAGAACTGTTGGTACAGGGAGACCCGTTCCGGCTTAGCCAGATTCTGCTCATACTTATTAATAATGCCATTAAGTATACCTACGAAGGAAACATAACGGTAAGCCTTAAAACCAAAGAGAAAAGCGAAAGCAGCGTTTATATAGAATTTTGTGTGGAGGACACCGGCATTGGCATGAACGAAGAAAAAGCAGCTACGCTTTTTCTGCAGGAAGAGCCGCCTAATACCGGCGACAGCCCCGGATTCGGTTTAAAAATATGCAAGCGCCTGATCGAGTCACAGGGGGGAATGTTGTGGTTCGACAGTGTGCCCGGCTTAGGCAGCCGCTTCTATTTTACCATTCCCTATATAACTTCTAACCAGTATACAGAGAAGCATCAGCCGGAAGCTGTATTAAGCCAGAATGATCTGAAGGGGTTAAACCTGCTGCTGGCCGAAGACAATCATGTGAATCAACTTATTGCCATCTCTCATTTAGAGGCCTGGGATGTGCTGGTAGAGCTGGCTTTTGACGGAGAAGAAGCCCTAAAAAAAGCAACTGACAAAAAGTACGACCTGATTCTGATGGATATTCAACTGCCCAAGATGGACGGAATTGAAGTTACCAACTACCTGAGGTCTGAGCCCAATCCAAACCAGGAAACGCCTATTATCGCTTTCACAGCCAACACCATACAACAAGAACCAGAGAAGTTTCGGTCTTTAGGCTTCAACTATAGTATTTTTAAGCCTTACCAGACAAACGACCTGCATAAGATTATAGCCGACAACACCGGCAGGAACAGGGCCTATACCTCAATTGCCACGGCTTCTCATGGTAAAGGAAATAAACTGTACGACTTCAGTGGCTTAGGCAGCCTGGCCGACGATTTTCAGTTTATTCAGAAAATGCAGCGGCTCTTTATTGAGACAGTGCCGGATCAGCTATCTGAAATAAGGGCAGCTATTAAGCAGGAGAAATGGGATGCAGTAGCTCAAATGGCACATCGGCTCAAATCTACCTACAGCAATATAAAAGTAAAGGAAGCAACAGAGAATTTAAAGAACATAGAACGCTTTGCGAACGCAAGATCTTCTACAGATAAAATTGAAAACCTGCTTTTTAAAGTAATGGATGTAACGGATCAAATCCTAAATGCTTTTTTGCTTGAACTGACCAAAGAAGAATATTAG
- a CDS encoding outer membrane beta-barrel family protein — protein MKKRILLFLLGQLCLFLTPGFTASAQIPASAKGQIAGTLTDSLTGKPVAYATVALLQQGKDQAIQSTLSDGQGQFSFGEVSEGEYELAIRFLGYKNKSIRQIAISATRQQQQVGTIALAPQTTQLKEVEVQALRPTITHEADKMVVSIEGTALAAGRTAYDVLSRVPGVFVDQDGNIQLNGRSGVTVMLNGKLTYLSASDLRTMLEGMSAENIRNIEIITNPSAKYDAEGSSGILNINLKKNDLRGINGSVYVNSTYNFKQAGYATGGNINYKSGRFNSFLSLDQMKRIGNREGTFTREFYGEQTTYFDQVAAGNHKNLGPPTFRAGTDFELNDKHSIGGMASLNDITLWMNFNTDTYIGAGPAQPETFIEADNFTNNRFVNLTTNLHYVGKLDTAGTTLSADLDLVKIANRGYSEFNNYTRYLLDQQPEKQEFLYTDTDNGFTIYAAKIDFTRPLSKEAKLEAGVKASQVVSDNDSRFYIKNDDALTLDRSRTNHFLYDERIYAAYLNVNGKLGERYTVQAGLRAEQTASEGKSLTTGQVTDREYLNFFPSIFVQQKIDENYQISYSYSRRIQRPNYGNLNPFIIYRDPYTYVQGNPQLRPQYTQAIGITQTFKKVYSLVFNYQYVQDVMAELPVLDVENATTIYTTGNVDNLQNISLAAIAPFKILKNWDTNNTLTLNYSEYSMPVNEERVVNAQLLYMLQSTHNILLPKGIQVEATSVFRGPVVSGLYKIAPMWWVHLGLRKSFLDKKLDLSINMNDVFRTYRIRFDTRIGRNINDFDQYFYARNLGITLRYNFSRGQKFDSKRRNSNLDEVNRAG, from the coding sequence ATGAAAAAAAGAATACTACTCTTTTTACTGGGACAGCTATGCCTTTTCCTGACGCCAGGTTTTACAGCCTCGGCACAGATTCCTGCCTCAGCCAAAGGTCAGATAGCAGGCACACTGACCGATTCGCTTACAGGCAAACCGGTAGCTTATGCCACGGTGGCGCTGTTGCAGCAGGGGAAAGATCAGGCTATCCAAAGTACTTTAAGTGACGGGCAGGGGCAGTTCTCTTTTGGGGAGGTAAGTGAGGGGGAGTACGAACTGGCAATTCGCTTCCTGGGCTATAAAAATAAAAGCATCCGGCAAATAGCCATCTCAGCAACTAGGCAGCAGCAGCAGGTAGGTACTATTGCCCTGGCGCCACAAACGACACAGCTGAAAGAGGTAGAAGTGCAGGCGCTGCGGCCAACCATTACCCACGAAGCAGATAAAATGGTGGTAAGCATAGAAGGTACTGCACTGGCGGCCGGAAGAACTGCCTATGATGTGTTATCGAGGGTACCGGGCGTGTTTGTAGATCAGGATGGCAACATTCAGCTGAATGGCAGGAGTGGCGTAACGGTAATGCTGAACGGCAAACTTACGTATTTATCGGCCAGCGATCTGCGTACCATGCTGGAAGGAATGTCGGCTGAGAATATCAGGAACATTGAGATTATCACCAATCCGTCGGCCAAGTATGATGCCGAAGGCTCTTCCGGTATTCTGAACATCAACTTAAAGAAAAACGACCTGCGCGGCATAAACGGCAGCGTGTATGTTAATTCTACCTACAACTTTAAGCAGGCCGGCTATGCAACGGGCGGAAACATCAACTACAAAAGCGGCAGGTTTAACTCTTTCCTCAGCCTTGACCAGATGAAACGGATTGGGAACCGTGAAGGCACTTTTACGCGTGAATTTTACGGGGAACAAACCACTTATTTCGACCAGGTTGCTGCAGGCAATCACAAGAACCTGGGGCCGCCTACTTTTCGTGCAGGTACCGATTTCGAACTGAATGATAAGCACAGCATCGGGGGTATGGCCAGCCTGAACGACATTACCCTCTGGATGAACTTTAACACCGATACCTATATCGGGGCCGGGCCAGCCCAACCGGAAACGTTTATCGAAGCCGACAATTTTACCAATAACCGCTTTGTGAACCTGACAACCAACCTGCATTATGTGGGTAAGCTCGATACCGCCGGCACCACCCTTTCGGCAGATCTGGATCTTGTGAAAATAGCTAACCGGGGATATTCAGAGTTTAACAACTATACAAGGTACCTGCTTGATCAGCAGCCGGAGAAGCAGGAATTTCTTTACACTGATACCGATAATGGGTTTACCATCTACGCAGCCAAAATAGATTTTACCAGGCCTTTATCGAAGGAGGCTAAATTGGAAGCCGGAGTTAAGGCCAGCCAGGTGGTTTCGGATAACGACTCCCGCTTTTACATTAAAAACGATGACGCACTTACGCTGGACCGGAGCCGAACCAATCATTTTCTTTATGATGAGCGGATTTACGCCGCCTATCTTAATGTGAACGGGAAGCTGGGGGAACGCTATACGGTACAGGCCGGGCTAAGGGCAGAGCAGACAGCTTCCGAAGGAAAATCGCTGACGACAGGGCAGGTAACGGATCGTGAGTATCTGAATTTCTTTCCGAGCATTTTTGTGCAGCAAAAGATCGATGAAAATTACCAGATCAGCTACAGTTACAGCCGGCGCATCCAGCGCCCGAACTATGGCAACCTGAATCCTTTTATCATTTACCGCGATCCGTATACCTATGTACAGGGCAACCCGCAGCTGAGGCCACAGTACACGCAGGCCATCGGGATCACCCAAACCTTTAAAAAAGTGTATAGCCTGGTGTTTAACTACCAGTATGTGCAGGATGTAATGGCCGAACTGCCTGTGCTGGATGTCGAAAATGCCACTACCATTTATACGACCGGCAACGTAGACAACCTGCAGAACATTAGCCTGGCGGCCATTGCTCCGTTTAAAATTTTAAAAAACTGGGATACCAACAATACCCTTACGCTTAACTATAGTGAGTACAGTATGCCGGTGAACGAAGAAAGGGTGGTAAATGCGCAACTGCTTTACATGCTGCAATCGACACACAACATACTGCTGCCAAAAGGTATACAGGTAGAGGCAACGTCGGTGTTCCGTGGTCCGGTAGTATCGGGCCTGTATAAAATTGCACCAATGTGGTGGGTACACCTGGGGCTGCGCAAAAGCTTCCTGGATAAAAAGCTGGACCTGAGCATAAACATGAACGATGTGTTCAGAACGTACAGGATCAGGTTCGATACCCGCATTGGCCGCAACATAAACGATTTCGACCAGTACTTCTATGCCAGGAACCTGGGAATAACCTTGCGCTACAACTTTAGCCGAGGGCAGAAATTTGATTCGAAGCGCCGGAACTCCAATTTAGATGAGGTGAACAGGGCGGGGTAG
- a CDS encoding twin-arginine translocase TatA/TatE family subunit codes for MASNFLFIGGLGGSEVMLILFAVLLLFGAKRIPELARGLGRGIREFKDASKEIRNEIENTTTADKEQPVK; via the coding sequence ATGGCAAGTAATTTTCTTTTTATAGGAGGACTGGGAGGCTCAGAAGTAATGCTTATTCTGTTTGCTGTTCTCCTGCTTTTCGGCGCTAAGCGTATTCCTGAACTTGCCAGGGGCCTGGGCCGCGGCATCAGGGAATTTAAAGATGCCAGCAAAGAAATCAGGAATGAGATCGAAAACACCACAACAGCAGATAAGGAGCAGCCTGTAAAATAA
- a CDS encoding intradiol ring-cleavage dioxygenase produces the protein MERKRFLKSLLVGAISTPALLAACNKEDELVAPSENAGGTVTNPGTSSSSCTVAPTETEGPYPTKSPASYVRSDITDGRTGYKLTAKITIGNTNNNCAALEGAIVDIWHCDAEGNYSEYGNTGMQSTNYQSVHFLRGRQVTDANGLVTFTTIFPGWYNGRATHIHVHIYRASGTSLKVTQIAFPEGTGSAKALVNGYNKGMSGYTYNSRDGIFNDDTTGIQIATVTGNTTDGFYLSIQLNVAA, from the coding sequence ATGGAAAGAAAGCGCTTCTTAAAAAGTTTACTGGTAGGTGCCATCTCTACTCCTGCTCTGCTGGCAGCCTGCAACAAAGAGGATGAATTGGTTGCTCCATCTGAAAATGCCGGTGGCACTGTGACCAACCCAGGCACCAGTTCCAGTAGCTGCACGGTAGCCCCCACCGAAACCGAAGGTCCCTACCCGACCAAAAGCCCGGCTTCTTATGTACGCAGCGATATCACCGACGGCAGAACAGGCTATAAACTTACCGCTAAGATTACAATTGGCAATACAAACAACAATTGCGCAGCTCTGGAAGGAGCTATTGTAGACATCTGGCATTGCGATGCAGAGGGCAATTATTCCGAGTATGGCAACACCGGCATGCAATCCACCAATTACCAGTCGGTGCATTTTCTGCGGGGCAGACAGGTAACCGATGCAAACGGGCTCGTAACTTTTACCACCATCTTCCCCGGCTGGTATAATGGCAGAGCTACCCATATACATGTGCATATTTACAGAGCCAGCGGCACCTCCCTTAAAGTAACCCAGATTGCTTTTCCGGAAGGCACAGGCAGTGCCAAGGCATTGGTGAACGGCTATAACAAAGGTATGTCTGGCTATACCTACAACAGCCGTGACGGTATATTTAACGACGATACCACGGGTATACAGATTGCAACTGTAACAGGAAATACCACTGATGGTTTCTATCTTTCCATTCAGTTAAATGTAGCCGCTTAA
- a CDS encoding LytTR family DNA-binding domain-containing protein, translating to MPLRCIAIDDEPLALTIIKTYAARIPELELVQTFDDAVSAAEFLKSSPVDLLFLDINMPDITGLDLVRALEIKPMIIFTTAYKQYAYDGFELEALDYLLKPINMNRFARAVQKALDYRSYQQQSQESESEALFVYSEYKLVKVDLREVEYIESLEDYIKIHLKHEKPILTLMTMKKVLEKLPAGKFRRIHRSYIVPVAKVKAIVNRKVQLSSGKELPVSDTYADFLKEWGKL from the coding sequence ATGCCACTCCGATGCATTGCGATAGATGATGAGCCCCTGGCCCTGACCATAATTAAAACGTATGCGGCGCGTATTCCGGAACTTGAACTGGTGCAAACCTTTGATGATGCCGTTTCGGCAGCTGAGTTCCTGAAAAGCTCGCCGGTGGATCTTTTGTTCCTGGATATCAACATGCCTGATATTACGGGGCTTGACCTGGTGCGTGCGCTGGAGATTAAGCCAATGATCATTTTTACAACAGCTTATAAGCAGTATGCCTACGATGGGTTTGAACTCGAAGCACTCGACTACCTGCTCAAGCCCATCAATATGAATCGTTTTGCGAGGGCAGTACAAAAAGCCCTGGATTACCGTTCCTATCAGCAGCAGTCGCAGGAGTCAGAAAGCGAGGCTCTGTTTGTTTATTCGGAGTACAAGCTGGTGAAAGTAGACCTGCGGGAGGTGGAGTATATTGAAAGCCTGGAAGACTATATTAAAATTCACCTGAAGCATGAGAAGCCTATCCTAACCTTGATGACCATGAAAAAGGTACTGGAAAAGCTGCCTGCAGGGAAATTCAGGCGGATTCACCGGAGTTACATTGTGCCTGTCGCGAAGGTAAAAGCTATTGTAAACCGGAAAGTGCAGCTTTCTTCCGGCAAGGAACTGCCGGTAAGCGATACCTATGCCGATTTTCTGAAGGAGTGGGGAAAGCTGTGA
- a CDS encoding sensor histidine kinase produces the protein MNRFQRTAVVSHAVGWLLLLSLPLLFLMQQPDNQSAWQLLGYPAYWIFSLSFILLFYLHTYWLIPQQYEKKKYVLYAATLALLFAGISYLRPYDRIIWHNQEMRPNGVGRNAMPQPSEFRRPDRPGMPLPPPDPGRFGRRGMPGRPFDLVSVFLFFTLLALGTTIRSTERLRKTEKRALQAETEKANAELSFLKAQINPHFLFNTLNNIYSLAVTQNEHTPDAILKLSNIMRYVTDDVTEDMVPVEKEAACIRDFIDLQRLRLNKQVQVEFSMQGDLRGKYLPPMVLMTFVENVFKYGVSNHEPASIIIRLVSEANTIFFYCRNKLFEVPRHVVSTGIGIANTKQRLQHLYPDRHLLSIKQEDGFFTVELTIQL, from the coding sequence ATGAATCGTTTCCAAAGAACAGCAGTAGTTTCACATGCTGTCGGGTGGCTTTTACTTTTAAGTCTGCCCTTGCTTTTCCTGATGCAGCAACCTGATAACCAGAGTGCCTGGCAACTGTTAGGTTACCCTGCCTACTGGATATTCAGTTTATCGTTTATACTGCTTTTTTACCTGCATACTTACTGGCTTATTCCGCAACAGTATGAAAAGAAAAAGTATGTGCTGTATGCTGCCACGCTGGCCCTTTTGTTTGCAGGCATTTCTTACCTGCGGCCCTACGACAGAATTATATGGCACAACCAGGAGATGCGGCCCAATGGTGTAGGAAGAAATGCAATGCCCCAGCCTTCAGAATTCAGGAGACCCGACAGGCCGGGAATGCCACTACCACCACCTGATCCGGGGCGGTTTGGCAGGAGGGGGATGCCCGGCAGGCCATTCGACCTGGTTTCTGTTTTCCTGTTTTTTACGCTGCTGGCCCTCGGCACAACCATCCGGAGTACAGAGCGCCTCAGGAAAACCGAGAAAAGAGCCCTGCAGGCCGAAACCGAGAAGGCAAATGCCGAATTGTCTTTTCTGAAAGCGCAGATCAACCCGCATTTTCTTTTTAACACCTTGAATAATATTTACTCGCTGGCCGTTACGCAAAATGAACATACGCCGGATGCAATTCTGAAACTATCCAATATCATGCGCTATGTTACCGATGATGTTACCGAAGATATGGTGCCCGTAGAAAAAGAAGCCGCCTGTATCCGCGACTTTATAGACCTGCAGCGACTGCGGCTGAACAAACAGGTGCAGGTAGAGTTTAGCATGCAAGGTGATCTGAGAGGAAAGTACCTGCCGCCGATGGTGCTGATGACCTTTGTGGAAAACGTATTTAAGTACGGTGTGAGCAACCATGAACCGGCCAGCATTATTATTCGGCTGGTATCGGAAGCCAATACCATCTTCTTCTACTGCCGGAATAAATTGTTTGAGGTGCCGCGCCATGTGGTGAGTACAGGAATCGGTATTGCCAACACCAAACAGCGGCTGCAGCACTTGTACCCCGACAGGCATCTGCTAAGTATTAAGCAGGAAGATGGCTTTTTTACGGTGGAGCTTACGATTCAGCTGTAA
- a CDS encoding isoamylase early set domain-containing protein, producing MIQKTYYKTKDHCKVKFSVNPENAESVEILGLNGDWDNPVPMSKKKGGSFTYETSLPKESQHEFKYRVNGSEWMNEPEADSENPNEYGGTNSVLVL from the coding sequence ATGATACAGAAGACATACTACAAAACAAAGGATCATTGTAAGGTGAAATTCTCCGTTAATCCTGAAAATGCCGAATCTGTAGAAATACTGGGCTTAAACGGTGACTGGGATAATCCTGTACCTATGAGCAAGAAAAAGGGCGGTAGCTTTACGTACGAAACTTCGTTGCCAAAAGAAAGCCAGCACGAGTTCAAGTACCGTGTCAACGGCAGCGAATGGATGAACGAACCAGAAGCTGACAGCGAAAACCCGAACGAATACGGTGGCACCAACAGTGTGCTTGTGCTGTAG
- a CDS encoding endonuclease domain-containing protein, with protein sequence MGKNNIIPYREDLKAKATELRKTSTLSEVLLWKEIKERKILGYQFHRQVPMLDYIVDFYCHELRLAIEVDGDSHNYKYKEDMARQQALEKFSVTFLRFDDKEVKRSLPNVIRDIVYWIEERQ encoded by the coding sequence GTGGGCAAGAACAACATTATACCTTACAGAGAAGATTTGAAAGCAAAAGCCACGGAGCTACGCAAAACTAGCACGCTCTCTGAAGTTCTGCTTTGGAAGGAGATAAAAGAGAGAAAAATCCTTGGTTATCAGTTTCATCGGCAGGTGCCTATGCTGGATTATATTGTAGACTTTTATTGTCACGAACTTCGGCTTGCTATTGAAGTTGATGGCGATAGCCATAATTACAAGTATAAAGAAGACATGGCAAGGCAACAGGCGCTGGAAAAATTTAGCGTTACATTTCTTCGCTTCGATGATAAGGAAGTAAAACGGAGTTTGCCTAATGTCATAAGAGATATAGTATATTGGATAGAGGAGAGGCAATAG